The genome window TTGATAAAGGTTACAAGGTTTCATTAGGATAATATCAGGAATAAGGAGTTTTAAGAATGCAGATATTTCATAATCTAAATGTTGACTGGATGGGAAAAAGAAAATTTTTCTACATCCTCTCAACAATAATTTTCATTGTTGGTTTTATCAACATTGTTTTCAGAGGACTGGTCTTCGGAATTGATTTCCGGGGCGGAACTGAACTTGAAATCGGTTTTAACAAACCGGTAAATATTTCAGAGGCAAGAGGAGTACTTAACAGTATTGGCCTTGGTGCCCTGGAAGTAAAAACTTTCGGCAGTGAAACCGGTATGCTTGTCAGAACTGATATGCAGACGATCCCTGCTGAAATTTTCCCGAAACTGGAATCCAATATCGAAGCAGCTATTAAGACCAGTATGCCTGATTCTGTCTTCTCTATAAGTGATAAATCAGAGAATTCAGTTATCTATAACTTCAGCTCTCCTGAAGCAGCAAATCTGGCTGCGGAGAAGCTTTTTGTCGCAGGTTATCAGAGCGGCAAAGTTTCAGAAGAAATGGATAATACTCAGGTTATAGTAAGAGTCGGCATTGCTGACTGGATAAAAGAAAATCTCCGGAAGAATTTCAGCGGTTACACGTTTGAAATTCTCAGATCAGAAGTGGTCGGACCGAAAATCGGTAATGAACTCAAACGTGATGCAGTCATCGCAATAGTGGTTTCACTTATTGGTATTCTGATCTATCTTGGCTTCAGATTTAAGTTCGTTTTCGCGCTCGGATCTGTTGTAGCTTTGTTTCATGACGTTCTGATCACACTGGGTATTTTCTCTCTTTTTTACGGTCTGATTCCCGGATTGAACCTTGAGATCAGTCTTACCGTTGTTGCAGCGTTCCTTCTTCTTATCGGTTATTCCATTAACGATACCGTTATCGTGTTTGACCGTGTGAGAGAAAACCTCAAACTTCACAAGACGGAAGATCTTGAAAAACTGCTCAATGAGAGTATCAATAAAACCATGTCAAGAACAATACTCACCGGCGGTACCACGCTGCTGACTACGATAATACTCATGATCTTCGGCGGTGAAGTACTCAGAGGATTTGCTTTCACCATGTCATTTGGAATTATCGTTGGAACATACAGTTCAATCTTTGTTGCAACTGCTCTGGTTCTCGAATACACAAAAAAATTCAACAAGAAGGTTAGCTTCTAATCTGAGTATCTCCCAAATAAAAAGGGCTAAGGTTTTACCTTAGCCCTTTTTTTATGTCTATGTTTTTGTAGACCTGTCATAACGTCGGCAAGTGAGAGTTTTACCATGGAAGCATCAGGACAAGTTACGACTTGTCCCTACCGATATGTTTCCCCAATTCATACTTCATAATTTACAATTCATAATTCTAAACCGGTTTTACAAGTACCAGTGTAATATCATCATGCTGACCTGCTTTTCCGCTGAAATTTCTTACAGATTCGAAGATTTTTTCCGAGATTATTTCAACCGGTTCATCTGCTGAGTCACGGATAATCTTCGTGAGCCGCTCTGATTCATACAGCTCTCCTCTTTCATCCAACGCCTCTGAAATACCATCAGAGAAAAATACCAGAATCTGGTCCTTTTCAAGAGGTAACTCTTCTTCAATAAGCAGTTCGGCAAAACGGACTCCGCTTCTGTCCAATCCGATGCCAATTCCCTGAGGTGCTACAAACCGTTCTTCCTGTTTGTTTATAATAAGCAGAGGAGTATGCCCGGCTCTTGCAAAACGTACGGTCTGCTTTTTATTGTCAAATAACGCTACGGTCATGGTTACAAATGAGGTCCTGTCCAGCACGTTTGAAAGCTGCTTATTCAGGTTAATAAGAATCTCTGCAGGAGTTGAAGTTTCCCTGCATGCAA of Ignavibacteriales bacterium contains these proteins:
- the secF gene encoding protein translocase subunit SecF, whose product is MQIFHNLNVDWMGKRKFFYILSTIIFIVGFINIVFRGLVFGIDFRGGTELEIGFNKPVNISEARGVLNSIGLGALEVKTFGSETGMLVRTDMQTIPAEIFPKLESNIEAAIKTSMPDSVFSISDKSENSVIYNFSSPEAANLAAEKLFVAGYQSGKVSEEMDNTQVIVRVGIADWIKENLRKNFSGYTFEILRSEVVGPKIGNELKRDAVIAIVVSLIGILIYLGFRFKFVFALGSVVALFHDVLITLGIFSLFYGLIPGLNLEISLTVVAAFLLLIGYSINDTVIVFDRVRENLKLHKTEDLEKLLNESINKTMSRTILTGGTTLLTTIILMIFGGEVLRGFAFTMSFGIIVGTYSSIFVATALVLEYTKKFNKKVSF